In Curtobacterium sp. MCPF17_002, one genomic interval encodes:
- a CDS encoding TetR/AcrR family transcriptional regulator has translation MSTTDSVELERPLRADAARNRELILQTARKCFAERGLSVTLNDIAHEAGVGVGTVYRRFADKDSLIEALLATKFEAMNDAAARAAEETDARQALRVYLMGVFEFRARDRALADAIVRAGKARPSIVQERDRLESQVTEIIGRARAAGVVRVGFDYRDLPMLTSMVGAVADTTRAHDPNAWRRYAEVVIEGVLPSDAGAPMLGEPLDRESIERAMHAQS, from the coding sequence GTGAGCACCACCGACTCCGTTGAACTCGAACGCCCCCTCCGTGCGGACGCCGCCCGCAACCGCGAGCTCATCCTGCAGACGGCCCGCAAGTGCTTCGCCGAGCGCGGGCTGTCCGTCACGCTCAACGACATCGCGCACGAGGCCGGGGTCGGCGTGGGGACCGTCTACCGGCGGTTCGCCGACAAGGACTCCCTGATCGAGGCGCTCCTCGCCACCAAGTTCGAGGCGATGAACGACGCGGCTGCCCGCGCGGCGGAGGAGACCGATGCCCGACAGGCGCTCCGGGTGTACCTGATGGGCGTGTTCGAGTTCCGTGCCCGCGACCGGGCGCTCGCGGACGCCATCGTGCGCGCCGGGAAGGCTCGTCCCTCGATCGTGCAGGAGCGCGACCGACTCGAGTCGCAGGTGACCGAGATCATCGGTCGTGCACGCGCCGCCGGGGTGGTCCGGGTGGGGTTCGACTACCGCGACCTCCCGATGCTCACCTCGATGGTCGGCGCCGTCGCGGACACCACCCGCGCGCACGACCCGAACGCGTGGCGCCGCTACGCCGAGGTCGTCATCGAGGGCGTCCTGCCCAGCGACGCCGGGGCGCCGATGCTCGGCGAACCGCTCGACCGCGAGTCGATCGAACGCGCGATGCACGCGCAGTCCTGA
- a CDS encoding MFS transporter: MTAEQTVPTPTGAAPTTSGSTSGSTPAKPNHRWIALAVIALAQLMVVLDATIVNIALPSAQADLGFGTDQRQWIVTAYSLAFGSLLLLGGRLGDLFGRKNTFIIGLVGFAVASVLGGLADSFGLLVAARALQGVFGALLAPSALGMLTTTFRDPKERGRAFGIFGSIAGSGAAIGLLLGGVLTEYASWRWCLYVNVVFAVLGVIGALVFMEKPPKVDRPRIDVAGVITITAGLVGVVYGFSNAETNGWDSPVTIAMLAAGVVLIAAFVFIETRVAHPLLPLRVVLDRDRGGSFIAIGLVAIGMFGIFLFLTYYLEQTLGFSSLQTGLAFLPMPLSIMISATQIGGRLLPRVGPKVLIFAGGLVAAIGLLLLLRTDLDSSYAGTVLPALIVIGLGMGTIFSSAMNTATTGVARADAGVASATVNTMQQIGGSIGTALLSTIFADVVKNSLSGLSAAPTKLQQAQAVLDGYHVAFGISAGVLVLVALAGGLLINRQKVRLDKLAHAGAATTGSIPTAAH, translated from the coding sequence GTGACGGCAGAACAGACCGTGCCGACCCCCACCGGGGCAGCACCCACGACTTCCGGCTCCACTTCCGGCTCCACTCCCGCCAAGCCCAACCACCGCTGGATCGCCCTGGCGGTCATCGCCCTCGCGCAGCTGATGGTGGTGCTCGACGCGACCATCGTGAACATCGCGCTGCCCTCCGCCCAGGCGGACCTCGGGTTCGGCACCGACCAGCGCCAGTGGATCGTCACGGCGTACTCGCTCGCGTTCGGTTCGCTGCTCCTGCTCGGCGGCCGGCTCGGTGACCTCTTCGGTCGCAAGAACACCTTCATCATCGGGCTCGTCGGCTTCGCGGTCGCATCGGTGCTCGGCGGTCTGGCGGACTCGTTCGGCCTGCTCGTCGCGGCCCGTGCGCTGCAGGGTGTGTTCGGCGCGCTGCTCGCCCCGTCCGCGCTCGGCATGCTCACCACGACCTTCCGCGACCCGAAGGAGCGCGGTCGCGCGTTCGGCATCTTCGGGTCCATCGCCGGCTCGGGTGCGGCGATCGGCCTGCTCCTCGGCGGCGTGCTGACCGAGTACGCGTCGTGGCGCTGGTGCCTCTACGTCAACGTCGTCTTCGCCGTGCTCGGCGTGATCGGCGCGCTGGTCTTCATGGAGAAGCCGCCGAAGGTCGACCGTCCGCGCATCGACGTCGCCGGCGTCATCACGATCACCGCCGGTCTGGTCGGGGTCGTCTACGGCTTCTCGAACGCCGAGACCAACGGCTGGGACTCCCCCGTCACCATCGCGATGCTCGCGGCGGGCGTCGTGCTCATCGCGGCGTTCGTGTTCATCGAGACCCGCGTCGCGCACCCGCTGCTGCCGCTCCGGGTCGTGCTCGACCGTGACCGCGGTGGTTCGTTCATCGCGATCGGCCTCGTCGCGATCGGCATGTTCGGCATCTTCCTGTTCCTGACCTACTACCTCGAGCAGACCCTCGGGTTCTCCTCGCTGCAGACCGGTCTGGCGTTCCTGCCGATGCCGCTGTCGATCATGATCTCGGCGACGCAGATCGGTGGTCGCCTGCTCCCCCGCGTCGGCCCGAAGGTGCTCATCTTCGCCGGTGGCCTGGTGGCGGCGATCGGGCTGCTGCTGCTCCTCCGCACCGACCTCGACAGCTCGTACGCCGGCACTGTCCTGCCCGCGCTGATCGTGATCGGCCTCGGCATGGGGACGATCTTCTCGTCCGCGATGAACACCGCGACGACCGGTGTGGCCCGTGCCGACGCCGGCGTGGCCTCGGCGACGGTGAACACCATGCAGCAGATCGGTGGTTCGATCGGCACGGCGCTGCTGTCGACGATCTTCGCCGACGTCGTGAAGAACAGCCTCTCCGGACTGTCGGCGGCGCCCACGAAGCTGCAGCAGGCGCAGGCCGTCCTCGACGGGTACCACGTGGCCTTCGGGATCTCGGCGGGCGTGCTCGTCCTGGTCGCCCTGGCCGGCGGGCTGCTCATCAACCGGCAGAAGGTGCGGCTCGACAAGCTCGCACACGCCGGCGCCGCGACGACCGGGAGCATCCCGACCGCCGCGCACTGA
- a CDS encoding rhodanese-like domain-containing protein, which yields MAPVLTSPLVSTQWLADHLGADELVVLDASVHTEGTGLGTMWHTAQDSYEQGGHVPGARYADLARAFSTPDADVPFTRPGAERFEAAARDLGVTNTSTVVVYDDSLGEWSARLWWIFRSFGFDSVAVLDGGFTKWRDEGRPVRVGALRNSATTQRGFLAGEERPLWADHERVRRAVTGEQPAALVLAAPAAALGTEHPPIVPGSTTIAVDTIVNPDTNAYLRGPDLAAAFSAVIDADEIVTYCGVGSAACVDALALTVLGHEKVRVYDGSLVDWWRHEPEALAS from the coding sequence ATGGCCCCCGTCCTGACCTCGCCGCTCGTGTCGACGCAGTGGCTCGCAGACCACCTCGGTGCTGACGAGCTCGTCGTGCTCGACGCCTCTGTGCACACGGAGGGAACCGGCCTCGGCACGATGTGGCACACCGCGCAGGACAGCTACGAACAGGGCGGTCACGTGCCGGGTGCCCGCTACGCCGACCTCGCTCGGGCCTTCTCCACGCCGGACGCCGACGTGCCGTTCACCCGCCCCGGCGCCGAGCGGTTCGAGGCCGCCGCGCGCGACCTCGGTGTGACGAACACCTCGACCGTGGTGGTCTACGACGACAGCCTCGGCGAGTGGTCGGCGCGACTGTGGTGGATCTTCCGCTCGTTCGGCTTCGACTCCGTCGCGGTCCTCGACGGCGGCTTCACGAAGTGGCGCGACGAGGGGCGCCCGGTCCGTGTCGGCGCCCTGCGGAACTCCGCGACGACGCAGCGGGGGTTCCTCGCGGGCGAAGAGCGTCCGCTGTGGGCCGACCACGAACGCGTCCGTCGCGCCGTCACGGGCGAGCAGCCGGCAGCGCTCGTCCTGGCTGCGCCCGCCGCCGCTCTCGGCACCGAGCACCCGCCGATCGTCCCGGGCAGCACGACCATCGCGGTGGACACGATCGTGAACCCGGACACGAACGCGTACCTGCGCGGCCCGGACCTCGCTGCCGCGTTCTCGGCGGTGATCGACGCCGACGAGATCGTGACGTACTGCGGGGTGGGGAGCGCCGCGTGCGTCGACGCCCTGGCGCTGACGGTGCTCGGGCACGAGAAGGTCCGCGTCTACGACGGATCCCTCGTGGACTGGTGGCGTCACGAGCCGGAGGCGCTGGCCTCCTGA
- a CDS encoding NAD-dependent epimerase/dehydratase family protein — protein sequence MSTRRAVILGGTGGIGSAVARELLHASGRGGDDWEIDVLARRGGPVADALTAAGATFVPGDRRDTSVLRDLLRPGADLLVDTVGLTRDDAVQLRPFLDDVGSTVFVSSKAVYVDEQGRHANSTDKPVFGGAVTELQPTVTAADGDPTSRDGYGAAKVAAEQVLLDHGAPVTVLRPSKVHGVGTGRPREWFVVRRVLDGRERILLADRGRGVDHTTAASGIGSLVRLLADSPDRRILNVADDSAPSALEIVRTIAGHLDHPFDEVLLDEEAPDFVGATPWSSPSPFVLDTSAARALGWEPPSFAAAVVPELDWLVETAHAVPVDGDVPWAEDPFWDRMFDYGPEDAALALLSLGLG from the coding sequence ATGAGCACCAGACGCGCGGTCATCCTCGGCGGTACCGGCGGGATCGGTTCGGCCGTCGCTCGTGAACTCCTGCACGCATCGGGCCGCGGCGGCGACGACTGGGAGATCGACGTCCTCGCCCGCCGCGGTGGCCCGGTCGCGGACGCCCTGACGGCGGCGGGTGCGACGTTCGTCCCCGGTGACCGCCGGGACACCTCCGTGCTCCGGGACCTCCTCCGCCCCGGCGCCGACCTGCTCGTCGACACCGTCGGCCTGACGCGCGACGACGCCGTGCAGCTCCGACCGTTCCTCGACGACGTCGGGTCCACGGTGTTCGTGTCGTCGAAGGCCGTGTACGTCGACGAGCAGGGGCGGCACGCGAACTCGACCGACAAGCCGGTGTTCGGCGGCGCGGTCACCGAGCTGCAGCCCACCGTGACCGCGGCCGACGGCGACCCGACGAGCCGTGACGGCTACGGCGCCGCGAAGGTCGCCGCCGAGCAGGTCCTCCTCGACCACGGTGCCCCGGTCACGGTGCTCCGTCCGTCGAAGGTCCACGGCGTCGGCACCGGCCGGCCCCGGGAGTGGTTCGTGGTGCGCCGGGTGCTCGACGGTCGCGAGCGGATCCTGCTCGCGGACCGGGGTCGCGGGGTCGACCACACCACTGCGGCCAGTGGCATCGGGTCGCTCGTGCGGCTGCTGGCGGACAGCCCGGACCGTCGCATCCTCAACGTCGCGGACGATTCGGCACCGTCCGCCCTCGAGATCGTCCGGACGATCGCCGGGCACCTCGACCACCCGTTCGACGAGGTCCTGCTCGACGAGGAAGCTCCCGACTTCGTCGGCGCCACCCCGTGGTCGTCCCCGTCACCCTTCGTGCTCGACACCTCCGCGGCCCGGGCGTTGGGCTGGGAGCCGCCGTCCTTCGCTGCGGCGGTCGTCCCCGAGCTCGACTGGCTCGTCGAGACCGCGCACGCCGTGCCCGTCGACGGCGACGTGCCGTGGGCGGAGGACCCGTTCTGGGACCGCATGTTCGACTACGGCCCCGAGGACGCCGCCCTCGCGCTGCTCTCGCTCGGTCTGGGCTGA
- a CDS encoding AAA family ATPase — MPRSEVLFIGGRSGVGKSTAAEALHDLLVTADVRHAVIEGDLLDLAHPAPHVEHPEARLAERNLAAMWAGYRELGHHRLVYTNTVSVLEHERLAAAMGDDPAVTVVLLRADDDVTAERLTRRAGGAVPADQLAHSTRTAWRLDSATADTVTRVDTDDQSPAEIARRLAFLTGWIPG; from the coding sequence GTGCCCCGCTCCGAGGTCCTCTTCATCGGGGGCCGCTCCGGTGTGGGGAAGTCCACCGCGGCCGAGGCCCTGCACGACCTGCTCGTCACGGCCGACGTCCGGCACGCGGTGATCGAGGGCGACCTGCTCGACCTGGCGCACCCGGCACCGCACGTCGAGCACCCGGAGGCGCGCCTCGCCGAACGGAACCTCGCGGCGATGTGGGCCGGGTACCGGGAGCTCGGACACCACCGGCTGGTCTACACGAACACGGTGTCGGTGCTCGAGCACGAGCGTCTCGCCGCCGCGATGGGCGACGATCCTGCGGTGACCGTGGTGCTCCTCCGCGCCGATGACGACGTGACCGCGGAACGCCTCACGAGACGAGCAGGCGGTGCCGTCCCGGCAGACCAGCTCGCGCACAGCACACGGACGGCCTGGAGGCTCGACTCGGCCACCGCGGACACGGTCACCCGGGTGGACACCGACGACCAGAGCCCCGCCGAGATCGCGCGTCGGCTCGCGTTCCTGACGGGGTGGATCCCCGGCTGA